The proteins below come from a single Periophthalmus magnuspinnatus isolate fPerMag1 chromosome 7, fPerMag1.2.pri, whole genome shotgun sequence genomic window:
- the LOC117372958 gene encoding olfactory receptor 1G1 has translation MPDTHGQNGTLCAWLRKDGARSPETAHCIFLSIMPHERTVPALLWLFVLLTLCSYLINALTLWGLGRSDNPSWEPRLALLKNLILSDILQSSNSGPAVIYSLLQRRTVRLNSWCLVQYFLGSLTIFSSLVTITLMALERYLYVCHAIHYLVILTPVRMRVALLLIWVYATVVSAANLILLNMGQLHPHEEVTRGLLCEPDTVEQVMGFPRAAAVYRKITGSLTLLLCLLAYAFSYVRMYRDARNAVIPFNAANTTARKTVLFYCGMLFVQLLPVLIKVISDALWEVEGTAAMVELLPPSDKRGGTAPSATAAAMHVSLLVMLVVPPCINPLVFGLRNVEIRHVLLGRIRCLRGANARMIREDMGRAHRAQAG, from the coding sequence ATGCCGGACACACACGGACAGAACGGGACACTGTGCGCCTGGCTCCGGAAAGACGGTGCGCGCTCTCCAGAGACCGCGCACTGTATCTTCTTATCCATCATGCCGCACGAGCGCACGGTGCCCGCGCTGCTGTGGCTGTTTGTGCTGCTCACACTCTGCTCATACCTGATAAACGCGCTGACATTGTGGGGCTTGGGTCGCTCCGATAACCCGTCCTGGGAGCCGCGTCTGGCGCTGCTCAAGAACCTGATCCTGAGCGACATCCTCCAGAGCAGCAACTCCGGCCCCGCGGTCATCTACTCCCTGCTCCAGCGCCGCACGGTTCGGCTCAACTCCTGGTGCCTCGTGCAGTACTTCTTGGGCTCGCTCACCATCTTCTCCAGCCTCGTGACCATCACGTTAATGGCGCTCGAGCGCTACCTGTACGTGTGCCACGCGATCCACTACCTGGTCATCCTGACGCCCGTGCGCATGCGGGTGGCGCTGCTTCTCATTTGGGTGTACGCGACTGTGGTGAGCGCGGCAAACCTGATTCTGCTGAACATGGGCCAGCTGCACCCACACGAGGAGGTGACGCGCGGCCTGCTGTGCGAACCGGACACGGTGGAGCAGGTTATGGGGTTCCCGCGCGCTGCAGCGGTGTACCGGAAGATCACGGGCTCTTTGACGCTGCTGCTGTGTCTGCTGGCCTACGCCTTCTCCTACGTGCGCATGTACCGGGACGCGCGTAACGCCGTAATCCCGTTCAACGCGGCAAACACCACCGCACGGAAAACCGTCCTGTTCTACTGCGGCATGCTGTTCGTGCAGCTGCTGCCGGTGCTCATCAAAGTCATCTCGGACGCGCTGTGGGAGGTGGAAGGCACCGCAGCCATGGTCGAGCTGCTGCCGCCCTCTGACAAACGCGGCGGAACGGCACCGTCCGCTACCGCGGCTGCGATGCACGTGTCGCTACTGGTGATGCTCGTGGTGCCTCCTTGTATAAACCCGCTCGTATTCGGCCTGAGGAACGTGGAGATCCGCCACGTGCTGCTCGGTCGGATTCGGTGTCTGAGAGGGGCGAACGCGCGCATGATCCGCGAAGACATGGGCCGCGCACACCGGGCACAGGCGGGGTAG